A part of Lactobacillus sp. ESL0700 genomic DNA contains:
- the pheT gene encoding phenylalanine--tRNA ligase subunit beta — MLVSYNWLQDFLKLDQDPKQLGEKITRTGVEVAEVKHPEEGLKKLVIGHIIDCEPIEGTHLNVTHVDVGEDEPHQIVCGAPNVAAGEDVVVALPGARIADNVKIKKGKMRGYESNGMICGLQEIGFADNLVPEKYTDGIYVFPEDADIKPGQDAYEPLGMDDYIFDFDITPNRADTLSMEGSAYEVGAIVDEPVNVEDVTLKADGPDWTNDFTVEVDPQLAPKFYLRKVTGVKIADSPLWMQKRLWNAGIRPINNVVDVTNYMMLLTGQPMHTYDARAFKSGKLVVRKATKGEKLVLLNNKDVDLDPNDIVITDGDRVVMMAGVMGGLNSEIEDDTTDVILESAIFDPTLIRKAALRHANRTEASSRYEKGVNWDATMRSLDMAALLLRNNAQATIAEGVIKASDESREPVVIKTTASYINKTLGTEISGDEILHIFARLNFKAELDGDNLTVDVPARRWDIAIPADLVEEVGRLYGYDNIKSTQPVLAETHGGYSKEETVLRRIKKVAQGQGLIEAISYSLTSPVKALAFTKEPKEVVEVQMPLNSSRSTLRQNLLTGLVDAASYNMARKQNQLALYEQGRVYDHDGGTYNEHEHLAALYSGNTYFANWQHEDEKIDFYYVKGQLTNLLLAIGIDLSEVEYKAEVVVGLHPTRTAGIYIKGKYVGLIGMIAHTITMADKALNGAEIYGYELNLDEIIPMIIEPKTVSTPAPKFPAIERDLSILVGEDVTNQQIEDSIKANGGKYLRSLRVIDVYQGTHIDKDKKSLAYNLTFLNEKDTLTDEIVTKAMDAIMADLEDKLSAKIR; from the coding sequence ATGCTAGTTTCATATAATTGGCTACAAGATTTTCTAAAATTAGATCAAGATCCTAAACAATTAGGCGAAAAAATCACGCGCACAGGTGTTGAAGTTGCTGAAGTTAAGCACCCAGAAGAAGGATTGAAAAAGTTGGTTATTGGTCACATTATTGACTGCGAACCAATTGAAGGTACCCACCTTAATGTAACTCACGTTGATGTTGGTGAAGATGAACCTCATCAAATTGTCTGTGGTGCACCAAATGTTGCTGCCGGCGAAGATGTTGTTGTTGCCTTACCAGGTGCTCGGATTGCTGACAACGTTAAGATTAAAAAAGGCAAGATGCGCGGCTATGAATCCAACGGTATGATTTGTGGTTTACAAGAGATTGGCTTTGCTGACAATTTAGTTCCTGAAAAATACACGGATGGTATTTACGTCTTTCCTGAAGATGCCGACATTAAGCCAGGTCAAGATGCCTATGAACCATTGGGAATGGATGATTACATTTTTGACTTTGACATTACTCCTAACCGAGCAGACACCTTATCAATGGAAGGTTCCGCATATGAAGTCGGCGCCATTGTTGATGAACCCGTTAACGTTGAAGATGTAACTTTGAAGGCTGATGGTCCAGATTGGACAAATGACTTCACTGTTGAAGTCGATCCTCAACTAGCACCTAAATTTTACTTGCGTAAAGTAACTGGCGTTAAAATCGCCGACAGTCCTTTATGGATGCAAAAGCGGTTATGGAATGCTGGTATTCGGCCAATTAATAATGTTGTTGACGTGACTAACTACATGATGCTACTGACTGGTCAACCAATGCATACTTATGATGCTCGGGCCTTTAAGAGTGGCAAATTAGTTGTGCGCAAGGCTACCAAGGGCGAAAAGCTAGTCCTACTTAACAACAAGGATGTTGACCTTGATCCAAACGATATTGTAATTACCGATGGCGATCGAGTTGTTATGATGGCTGGGGTAATGGGTGGTCTTAATTCAGAAATTGAAGATGATACTACCGATGTTATCTTGGAATCAGCTATTTTTGACCCAACTTTAATTAGAAAAGCAGCCTTGCGTCATGCTAACAGAACCGAAGCCTCAAGTAGATATGAAAAAGGCGTTAACTGGGATGCTACCATGCGTTCTCTTGATATGGCAGCATTGCTACTTAGAAATAATGCCCAAGCAACAATTGCTGAAGGTGTGATTAAAGCTAGCGATGAGTCACGTGAACCGGTTGTAATTAAGACAACTGCTTCATACATTAACAAGACTTTAGGTACTGAAATTTCCGGTGATGAAATTTTACATATTTTTGCCCGGTTAAACTTCAAAGCCGAACTTGATGGTGATAATTTGACTGTTGATGTACCAGCAAGACGTTGGGACATTGCTATTCCTGCAGACTTGGTTGAAGAAGTTGGTCGGTTATACGGCTATGATAATATCAAGTCTACCCAACCTGTTTTGGCAGAAACCCACGGTGGCTACTCTAAAGAAGAGACAGTTTTAAGACGGATTAAAAAGGTCGCTCAAGGTCAAGGCCTGATCGAAGCAATTTCATATTCTTTGACCTCACCAGTTAAGGCACTTGCCTTTACTAAGGAACCTAAAGAAGTTGTTGAAGTGCAAATGCCATTGAACTCAAGTCGTTCAACTTTAAGACAAAACTTGTTGACTGGGTTAGTTGATGCTGCTAGCTACAATATGGCGCGCAAACAAAATCAATTGGCACTCTACGAGCAAGGTCGTGTTTATGACCATGATGGTGGTACTTACAATGAACACGAACACTTAGCAGCACTTTACAGTGGCAATACTTACTTTGCTAACTGGCAACATGAAGATGAAAAGATTGACTTCTATTACGTTAAGGGACAATTAACTAACTTACTATTGGCAATTGGCATTGACTTAAGCGAAGTTGAATACAAGGCAGAAGTCGTAGTGGGCTTGCACCCAACTAGAACTGCCGGAATTTACATTAAAGGTAAGTATGTTGGTTTAATCGGGATGATTGCTCACACGATTACTATGGCTGATAAGGCGCTTAATGGTGCAGAAATTTATGGTTACGAATTAAATCTGGATGAAATTATTCCAATGATTATTGAACCGAAGACAGTTTCAACACCAGCACCAAAATTCCCTGCAATTGAGCGTGATTTGTCAATCTTGGTTGGCGAAGACGTTACTAACCAACAAATTGAGGACAGCATTAAAGCTAATGGTGGTAAGTACTTGCGCAGTTTACGCGTAATTGACGTTTACCAAGGTACTCATATTGATAAGGATAAGAAGAGCTTGGCTTACAACTTAACATTCTTGAACGAAAAAGATACTTTGACCGATGAAATTGTCACTAAGGCAATGGATGCGATTATGGCTGATTTGGAAGATAAACTTAGCGCAAAAATTCGTTAG
- the yidC gene encoding membrane protein insertase YidC: protein MKKYRKYLGLAALTLAVMLIVTGCAQNGNALNTPPSSGIYGWIYSFIGKPLQNIMLRCYAIIGGANGAGWAIILMTLVVRMILLPLMLNQQKKSTTQQEKMARLQPQMKLIQDAMKKKDLTQDQQMTLANWQRQLYSQNNLSLTGGMGCLPLIIQFPIMIGIYQAVMYSKTLANSTFFTISLSDKSMLMAIIGTVFAFIQGYISLIGIPKEQKKQMQSMMLLNPIMTLFISMSVSGSVALYWAAGNFFTIIQQVIVTFIIMPRVKKNVDEELKREPMKEIVTPAKVAELLDQTTAAPAANKQVKEMHENLRNRNKGKQNHKH from the coding sequence ATGAAAAAATATCGTAAATATCTTGGTTTGGCTGCTTTAACACTAGCAGTCATGTTAATTGTGACTGGTTGTGCGCAAAATGGCAATGCCTTAAATACGCCGCCGTCAAGCGGCATCTACGGCTGGATTTATAGTTTTATTGGTAAGCCCCTGCAGAACATCATGTTGCGCTGCTACGCCATCATCGGCGGGGCAAACGGCGCTGGCTGGGCCATTATTTTAATGACTCTAGTCGTGCGGATGATTTTATTGCCATTAATGCTAAACCAGCAAAAGAAATCAACAACCCAACAAGAAAAAATGGCGCGGTTGCAGCCCCAGATGAAGTTAATCCAAGACGCAATGAAGAAGAAGGATTTAACTCAAGACCAGCAAATGACTTTGGCCAACTGGCAGCGGCAATTGTATTCGCAAAATAACTTGTCATTAACAGGCGGCATGGGCTGTTTACCACTGATTATCCAGTTCCCAATCATGATCGGGATTTACCAAGCGGTAATGTATTCCAAGACACTGGCAAATTCGACTTTCTTCACAATTTCGCTTAGTGATAAATCCATGCTGATGGCGATTATCGGTACTGTCTTTGCATTTATCCAAGGTTACATTTCATTAATTGGGATTCCTAAGGAACAAAAGAAGCAAATGCAGTCAATGATGCTGCTTAACCCAATTATGACCCTCTTTATTTCCATGTCGGTTTCCGGTTCAGTTGCGCTATATTGGGCTGCGGGTAACTTCTTTACCATTATCCAGCAAGTAATCGTCACATTTATCATTATGCCTCGCGTTAAAAAGAATGTTGACGAGGAATTAAAGCGTGAACCAATGAAAGAAATTGTGACACCTGCTAAAGTTGCCGAGCTTCTAGACCAGACAACTGCAGCGCCTGCAGCAAATAAGCAAGTCAAAGAAATGCACGAAAATTTGCGCAACCGTAATAAAGGTAAGCAAAATCATAAGCATTAA
- a CDS encoding helix-turn-helix domain-containing protein, whose product MSHKGKFKQTNGCQALTYETCPHFISAFQIIGKKWNGLIISSLCDTNYMRFKDLANCVSACSDRVLVERLKELEKEKIVKRSVDEKTKIISYGLTKKGAELQPVFDQIHEWADNWV is encoded by the coding sequence ATGAGTCACAAAGGAAAATTTAAACAAACCAATGGTTGTCAGGCTTTAACTTATGAAACCTGCCCACATTTTATTAGTGCATTTCAGATCATTGGTAAGAAGTGGAATGGCCTGATTATCAGTTCCTTGTGCGATACGAATTATATGCGTTTCAAAGACCTAGCAAACTGTGTTTCTGCTTGCTCCGACCGAGTTTTAGTCGAACGACTAAAAGAATTAGAAAAAGAGAAAATTGTTAAACGTTCAGTTGATGAAAAAACCAAAATTATTTCTTACGGCTTAACGAAAAAGGGCGCGGAGTTGCAGCCAGTCTTTGACCAAATTCACGAATGGGCCGATAACTGGGTTTAA
- a CDS encoding acylphosphatase, which produces MGFFNRNNHPKHHNPADSNQETWALTVSGIVQGVGFRWSVQVLADKMQLTGSVHNNLDQTVTIVLQTDLNHVNQFCQELPHSISQFAKITKIKKEKLTNAGKMHGFHVLY; this is translated from the coding sequence ATGGGCTTTTTTAACAGAAATAACCACCCTAAACATCATAATCCCGCCGATTCTAATCAGGAAACCTGGGCACTTACCGTTTCCGGCATTGTGCAAGGTGTCGGCTTTCGCTGGAGCGTCCAAGTCTTGGCTGACAAAATGCAGCTGACTGGGTCTGTTCATAATAATTTAGACCAAACAGTAACTATTGTACTGCAAACCGACCTCAATCATGTTAACCAATTTTGCCAAGAATTGCCCCACAGTATTTCACAATTTGCTAAAATAACTAAAATTAAAAAAGAAAAACTGACAAATGCGGGCAAAATGCACGGTTTTCATGTATTATATTAG
- a CDS encoding RNA methyltransferase codes for MEQISSVNNKLIKDLAKLKQKKYREETGLYLIEGFHLVEEAIKASRKYVYLLGTQEALDTVEAEDEVDLTAKNVILINSAIVRHLSSTKNSQNIFMVLKIAQPKDYPFNYGKWVLLDQLADPGNVGTIIRTADAAGFDGVILSPNSVDLYNPKTQRAMQGSQFHINLIVTDLPAAIASLRNNGIPVYASMLDRAAKQLPDFAPVPQLGLVIGNEAHGVSSAVAQASDEKLYIPIKGQAESLNAAIAAGIMIYHFA; via the coding sequence ATGGAACAAATTAGTTCGGTAAATAATAAGTTAATTAAGGATTTAGCTAAATTAAAGCAGAAAAAATATCGTGAGGAAACTGGATTATATTTAATCGAAGGCTTTCACTTAGTTGAGGAAGCAATTAAGGCAAGCCGCAAGTACGTCTATCTATTAGGAACACAGGAAGCCTTAGATACAGTCGAGGCCGAAGATGAAGTCGATTTAACAGCCAAAAATGTTATTTTGATTAACTCGGCAATTGTGCGGCACTTGTCGAGTACTAAAAATTCCCAAAATATTTTTATGGTTTTGAAGATTGCCCAGCCGAAAGATTACCCGTTTAATTATGGTAAGTGGGTTTTGCTCGACCAGTTGGCTGATCCAGGTAATGTCGGCACAATTATCAGAACCGCTGATGCCGCCGGCTTTGACGGTGTAATTTTGTCACCAAATAGCGTTGACTTATACAATCCAAAAACGCAGCGCGCAATGCAGGGTAGTCAATTCCACATTAATTTAATTGTGACAGACTTGCCAGCAGCAATTGCTTCGCTAAGAAATAACGGCATTCCTGTTTATGCCAGTATGCTAGACCGTGCGGCTAAACAGCTGCCAGATTTTGCCCCAGTACCGCAATTAGGCCTTGTGATTGGCAATGAAGCTCATGGTGTCAGTTCAGCAGTGGCACAAGCTAGTGACGAAAAATTGTACATTCCGATTAAGGGCCAAGCTGAATCGTTGAATGCGGCGATTGCAGCAGGAATTATGATTTACCATTTTGCTTAG
- a CDS encoding aryl-sulfate sulfotransferase, with protein sequence MGRNIFPTGTVMFDPAKAWNGYTLFNAGGIGAVLIDMSGKVVHQWRGLQGFPNKMIPGGKIFGSLRCRNRLDAYQDYADVTEVDWNGNVVWSFNHNQEVTDQDCGKTWVARQHHDYQIEGNPVGYFVPGQTVNDDFNKVLLLTHNNVKKPKISPQPLLEEVLLEVDRNGKKLWSWHITDHFNEFHLSNLQKNAIFRDPNTHEDSFNGEGEGDLFHVNCASYLGPNHWFEEGDVRFKPDNIIMDSREANIMWIIDHETGKIVWQIGPDYTISPALQKLGPLIGMHHTHMIPQGLPGAGNILVFNNGGWAGYGAPDQTSSTGTKTSRIDTSQVIEFNPVTLAVVWSFGATDIAASHTPFHRHHFYSPLVSSAQRLPNGNTLIDEGTEGRFLEVTQDKEIVWEYVYPNLGDGLIFRAYRIPYDWIPQLTREDPLQAVIPPDNANFHLPGAADPTLTKDSAVTVAQAAGYNTTPAKFNDEI encoded by the coding sequence ATGGGTAGAAATATTTTTCCAACAGGAACGGTTATGTTCGATCCTGCTAAGGCATGGAATGGCTATACTTTGTTTAATGCTGGCGGTATTGGTGCTGTGTTAATTGATATGTCCGGAAAGGTAGTCCATCAGTGGCGCGGGTTACAGGGCTTTCCTAACAAAATGATTCCGGGTGGTAAAATCTTCGGTTCACTCAGGTGCCGCAATCGCTTGGATGCCTATCAAGATTATGCTGATGTAACCGAGGTTGATTGGAATGGTAATGTTGTTTGGAGTTTTAATCATAACCAAGAAGTAACGGATCAGGACTGCGGCAAAACTTGGGTTGCTAGGCAACACCATGACTACCAAATTGAAGGTAATCCAGTTGGCTATTTTGTTCCAGGTCAAACTGTTAACGATGATTTCAACAAAGTATTATTGTTGACGCATAACAATGTTAAAAAGCCCAAAATTTCCCCACAGCCCTTACTTGAAGAAGTTTTATTGGAGGTTGACCGTAACGGGAAAAAACTCTGGTCATGGCACATAACAGACCACTTTAATGAATTTCATTTATCTAATTTGCAAAAGAATGCTATTTTTCGGGACCCCAATACTCATGAGGACAGCTTTAATGGGGAGGGTGAAGGTGACCTGTTCCACGTTAATTGTGCTAGTTATTTAGGACCAAATCATTGGTTCGAGGAAGGCGATGTTCGTTTTAAGCCGGATAATATTATAATGGATTCCCGTGAAGCCAACATTATGTGGATTATTGACCATGAAACCGGCAAAATTGTTTGGCAGATTGGACCAGACTATACGATAAGTCCAGCTTTACAAAAATTAGGGCCATTAATCGGGATGCATCACACGCACATGATTCCGCAGGGCTTGCCTGGAGCCGGTAATATTTTGGTTTTCAATAACGGTGGCTGGGCCGGTTATGGTGCTCCCGATCAGACTTCAAGTACAGGGACGAAAACTAGTCGCATTGACACCTCACAGGTAATTGAATTCAACCCGGTAACTTTGGCAGTCGTTTGGTCATTTGGCGCAACTGATATTGCGGCTAGTCATACTCCTTTTCACCGGCATCATTTCTATTCGCCACTTGTCAGCAGCGCCCAACGTTTACCCAACGGTAATACGCTAATTGATGAGGGAACAGAGGGGCGCTTTTTAGAAGTAACGCAGGATAAGGAAATCGTCTGGGAATATGTTTATCCTAACTTAGGTGACGGGTTGATTTTTCGTGCTTATCGGATTCCTTACGACTGGATTCCACAGCTAACTAGGGAAGATCCTCTGCAAGCAGTTATTCCTCCAGATAATGCTAATTTCCATCTTCCTGGGGCAGCCGACCCAACTCTGACAAAAGACAGTGCCGTTACTGTAGCACAGGCAGCAGGATATAACACAACTCCAGCTAAGTTTAATGATGAAATTTAG
- the pheS gene encoding phenylalanine--tRNA ligase subunit alpha, translating to MDLFDRLKELRDKGLAEIDKAESEEKLNDVRVKLVGRKGELTEILHSMKDVAPENRREIGQRVNKLRDLFNDKLDDAKSEIVKALVEERLEKEKIDVTLPGRENHIGSEHPINIILDDLEKYFIGMGYQVVQGPEIETDHYCFEMMNLPKDHPARDMQATFYVDPEDLLRSQTSGDQARVLEKHDFSKGPLKMVGPGKVYRRDDDDATHSHQFMQMEGLVIDKNVTMGDLKGTLELLTRHIFGEDRETRLRPSYFPFTEPSVEMDVSCFNCDGKGCAICKYTGWIEVLGAGMVHPNVLENAGVDSSVYGGFAFGVGLDRFAILKYGIDDIRDFYTNDVRFLEQFRKEER from the coding sequence ATGGACTTATTTGATCGGTTAAAAGAACTCCGCGATAAAGGCCTCGCTGAAATTGACAAGGCAGAAAGCGAAGAAAAGTTAAATGATGTTCGGGTAAAATTAGTCGGCCGTAAAGGTGAACTGACCGAAATTTTGCACTCGATGAAGGATGTAGCGCCTGAAAATAGACGTGAAATTGGTCAACGAGTAAACAAATTACGTGATTTGTTCAATGACAAGTTGGACGATGCCAAGAGTGAGATTGTCAAGGCACTTGTTGAAGAACGTCTTGAAAAAGAAAAGATTGATGTGACTTTGCCGGGTCGGGAAAATCACATTGGTTCAGAACACCCAATTAATATTATTTTAGATGACCTTGAAAAGTACTTCATTGGCATGGGCTACCAAGTAGTTCAGGGCCCAGAAATCGAAACAGACCATTACTGTTTTGAAATGATGAATTTACCTAAAGATCACCCAGCTCGTGATATGCAGGCAACATTCTATGTTGATCCTGAAGATTTACTGCGTTCACAAACTTCCGGTGACCAAGCTCGTGTTCTAGAAAAGCATGACTTTTCTAAGGGACCATTAAAGATGGTTGGACCTGGTAAAGTTTACCGTCGTGATGACGATGATGCGACTCACTCACACCAATTCATGCAAATGGAAGGGTTAGTTATCGACAAGAACGTGACGATGGGTGACTTAAAGGGCACCTTGGAACTGCTAACTAGACATATCTTTGGCGAAGACCGTGAGACGCGTCTGCGTCCAAGTTACTTCCCATTTACTGAGCCATCAGTTGAAATGGATGTTTCCTGCTTCAACTGTGATGGTAAGGGCTGTGCAATTTGTAAATACACTGGCTGGATTGAAGTCTTGGGTGCCGGAATGGTGCACCCGAATGTTTTGGAAAATGCCGGCGTTGACTCAAGTGTCTATGGTGGTTTTGCCTTTGGTGTCGGTTTAGATCGGTTCGCAATTTTGAAATATGGGATTGATGATATTCGCGACTTTTACACAAATGACGTACGTTTCTTAGAGCAATTCCGTAAGGAGGAAAGATAA
- a CDS encoding APC family permease has product MKNKNIGDKLDFWSIVFLAINTTIGSGIFLTPASVVNQAGSMSLWVYLIAAICAAAFGISSASAAKYVIKSGASYAYSKAAFGDKLGFYMGILRYFAASVTWSVMATGVVKSTISIFGGNPNNNMSLTIGLLLLVVLITIINLFGQKVVKYVMNMATIGKLAALILIIIAAVALMLTTGATHHLAEVDQITQNGHKIVPTLTTSGLAMAVVSAFYSFMGFESVASGAEDMEHPEKNLPRAIPLSIFIIAFIYMGIIAVALKLAPQALMTTKQVVAISAIFKNEILRDLILIGALISMLGVNIAESFSIPRVLEAMAKEGQLSKKLTKRTANNFPIRSYFISIILVILIPMAFQFNMTNLITLTAMVSFVEFIVVPLSVMRFYRGTNKEQVLNAPKNVWTDIIIPIISILLVVFLLVEYNWKVQFGVIVNGQVVGINWYAIAMMVVGFLLLPLAMALLNKLENKQA; this is encoded by the coding sequence ATGAAAAACAAAAATATTGGAGATAAATTGGACTTTTGGTCTATTGTCTTTTTGGCAATTAATACCACAATTGGCTCGGGGATTTTCTTAACACCAGCTAGTGTTGTCAATCAAGCTGGAAGCATGTCGTTATGGGTTTACTTAATTGCCGCTATTTGTGCAGCTGCCTTTGGGATTTCATCAGCATCAGCTGCTAAATATGTTATTAAGTCTGGTGCTTCATATGCATATTCGAAGGCGGCTTTTGGCGACAAGTTAGGCTTTTACATGGGTATTCTGCGCTACTTTGCCGCCAGTGTTACTTGGTCAGTAATGGCAACTGGCGTTGTCAAATCGACCATTTCCATCTTTGGTGGCAATCCCAATAATAATATGTCATTAACCATTGGACTATTACTCTTGGTCGTTTTGATTACTATAATTAATCTTTTCGGTCAAAAAGTTGTCAAATACGTTATGAATATGGCAACCATTGGTAAGCTTGCAGCACTTATTTTAATTATTATAGCTGCAGTCGCTTTGATGCTGACCACTGGAGCAACTCATCACCTTGCAGAAGTTGACCAAATTACACAAAACGGTCATAAGATCGTTCCCACATTAACTACTAGCGGTCTTGCAATGGCTGTGGTTTCTGCTTTTTATTCTTTCATGGGCTTTGAGTCAGTGGCTTCTGGTGCAGAAGATATGGAGCATCCGGAAAAGAACTTGCCGCGCGCAATTCCACTGTCGATTTTTATCATTGCTTTCATCTACATGGGGATTATCGCAGTTGCCCTAAAACTAGCTCCACAGGCTTTAATGACAACCAAGCAAGTTGTCGCAATTAGTGCAATTTTCAAGAACGAAATTCTTCGTGACCTAATCCTAATTGGTGCTCTAATTTCAATGCTAGGTGTTAATATTGCTGAAAGTTTCAGTATTCCGCGAGTTTTAGAAGCAATGGCTAAAGAAGGGCAGTTATCTAAAAAATTAACCAAAAGAACAGCAAACAATTTTCCGATCAGAAGTTACTTCATTTCAATAATTTTAGTTATTTTAATTCCAATGGCTTTTCAATTTAACATGACAAATCTGATTACACTGACTGCAATGGTCAGTTTCGTCGAATTTATTGTGGTTCCACTTTCTGTTATGCGTTTTTACCGGGGAACTAACAAGGAACAGGTCCTAAATGCTCCTAAAAACGTTTGGACAGATATTATTATCCCTATTATTTCAATCTTGCTCGTTGTCTTTTTATTAGTTGAATACAACTGGAAAGTCCAGTTTGGCGTAATCGTCAACGGCCAAGTTGTTGGCATTAATTGGTACGCAATTGCCATGATGGTTGTAGGCTTTTTGCTGTTACCTCTTGCAATGGCACTATTAAATAAATTGGAAAATAAACAAGCATAA
- a CDS encoding HAMP domain-containing histidine kinase translates to MKMMKRTKKHEQSKKGTKRSSLIVRWVSIVSLTIMVSFIVFSVVIYTFVGQQSIGQQKETSNQMVVQLNENLSSISGELQIANVVPALTPSAKKVLQGDPVISRDDRASSAFNDNLLASLTNPDLNVVVYNLQQEDVFDNGSENEIPAFKPFKGEYKQEQTFQDNRQELITYQKVRSIRTGKLTGYIVVVNRMTYYNGLMKNLLKWMVRISIIAIVLFTLIAFIIVQDIVKPIKEMSKVAREVNDDPNSTARIADFHRNDELQELAVSFNQMLDRMQRYIDQQKEFVGDVSHELRTPVAVIEGHLNMLQRWGKDDPEILDESINASLQEAKRMQHLIQEMLDLTRAEQINVQYPNAVTKISEVLKRVVSDMSLVHQDFKISLDMDDLPQDTEVQIYQGHLEQLLVILIDNGIKYSTDRKQMNVSAGLLQDEVNIIVQDFGEGISKVDQDKIFNRFYRVDKARTREKGGNGLGLSIAQKLVNSYHGQISVDSVEGQGSQFKIVFPALTKQQAAKLRKRAESESK, encoded by the coding sequence ATGAAGATGATGAAAAGAACTAAAAAGCACGAACAAAGTAAAAAGGGGACCAAACGCTCATCGTTAATTGTACGGTGGGTCAGTATCGTCAGTTTGACGATTATGGTCTCCTTTATTGTATTTTCAGTAGTTATTTACACGTTTGTTGGTCAGCAATCAATTGGTCAGCAGAAGGAAACTTCTAACCAAATGGTCGTCCAGCTGAATGAAAATCTCAGTTCTATTTCGGGTGAATTACAAATTGCTAATGTTGTTCCGGCACTAACACCCTCTGCTAAAAAAGTTTTGCAGGGCGATCCTGTGATTAGTCGCGATGACAGAGCAAGTAGCGCCTTTAATGATAATTTACTAGCCTCATTGACCAATCCTGACTTAAATGTAGTTGTTTATAATTTACAGCAAGAAGATGTCTTTGATAATGGTAGCGAAAATGAAATTCCGGCGTTTAAACCCTTTAAGGGTGAATACAAGCAGGAACAGACTTTTCAAGACAATCGTCAGGAATTAATTACGTACCAAAAAGTCCGTTCAATCAGGACTGGCAAATTGACCGGCTACATTGTGGTTGTTAACCGCATGACGTATTACAACGGTCTGATGAAAAACTTGCTTAAGTGGATGGTGCGCATATCGATCATTGCAATTGTATTGTTTACGTTGATTGCCTTTATTATTGTGCAAGACATTGTCAAGCCAATTAAGGAAATGTCGAAGGTGGCGCGTGAGGTTAACGATGATCCTAATAGCACGGCGCGGATTGCTGACTTTCATCGCAATGACGAATTACAAGAGTTGGCGGTATCTTTTAACCAAATGCTGGACCGAATGCAGCGCTATATTGACCAGCAGAAAGAGTTTGTCGGGGATGTTTCGCACGAGTTGCGTACTCCCGTGGCGGTAATTGAAGGCCATTTAAATATGCTTCAGCGGTGGGGCAAGGATGATCCTGAAATCTTGGATGAATCAATTAATGCATCACTGCAAGAAGCAAAACGGATGCAGCATTTGATTCAAGAAATGCTCGATTTGACGCGTGCCGAGCAGATTAATGTTCAGTATCCGAATGCCGTGACTAAGATCTCAGAGGTTTTAAAGCGCGTGGTTAGCGACATGTCGCTGGTTCATCAAGATTTTAAGATTAGTCTTGACATGGATGATTTGCCGCAAGACACGGAAGTCCAGATTTATCAGGGCCACCTAGAGCAATTACTCGTAATTTTGATCGATAATGGTATTAAATATTCAACCGACCGTAAGCAAATGAATGTCTCAGCTGGCCTTTTACAAGATGAAGTCAATATTATTGTCCAAGACTTTGGTGAAGGAATTTCTAAGGTCGATCAGGACAAGATTTTTAATCGCTTTTATCGCGTTGATAAGGCTCGTACACGTGAAAAGGGCGGTAATGGCCTTGGCTTGTCGATTGCACAAAAATTGGTTAACAGCTATCACGGCCAGATTAGCGTTGATTCTGTTGAGGGGCAAGGCAGTCAGTTCAAGATTGTCTTTCCAGCGCTAACTAAGCAGCAGGCTGCTAAGCTGCGCAAGCGTGCAGAATCTGAAAGTAAGTAA